Proteins encoded together in one Peribacillus asahii window:
- the bcp gene encoding thioredoxin-dependent thiol peroxidase, with product MTVHIGEKAPDFRVRDHRGEMVSLADFKGKHVVLYFYPKDMTPGCTTEACDFRDQHEQFEQLNAVIIGVSPDPVERHVKFIEKHGLPFILLADDQHEVAELYEVWKLKKNFGKEYMGIERSTFLIDKEGVLVKEWRKVKVKGHVEEALEYVRSLGE from the coding sequence ATGACAGTTCATATTGGTGAGAAAGCCCCTGATTTTCGCGTCCGTGATCATCGTGGAGAAATGGTTTCGTTAGCAGATTTTAAAGGTAAGCATGTTGTGTTATATTTTTATCCGAAAGATATGACACCTGGCTGTACAACAGAAGCGTGTGATTTTCGCGACCAGCATGAGCAGTTTGAACAATTAAATGCCGTGATTATTGGAGTAAGTCCGGATCCGGTTGAAAGACATGTAAAATTTATCGAAAAACACGGTCTCCCATTTATTTTATTAGCAGATGACCAGCATGAGGTAGCAGAGCTTTATGAAGTATGGAAGCTAAAGAAAAACTTCGGTAAAGAATATATGGGAATTGAACGTTCAACCTTCTTAATTGATAAAGAAGGGGTACTTGTGAAAGAATGGCGGAAAGTAAAAGTAAAAGGGCATGTAGAAGAAGCTCTTGAATATGTTCGAAGTTTAGGTGAATAG
- a CDS encoding D-2-hydroxyacid dehydrogenase → MLIVSTITPSEEIQQHIEQAFLNVTFKYEEVWNDKSLAEAEVLITYGEDLTDEHIEKAKKLKWIMVMSAGLEKMPFKSIEERGILVTNARGIHKIPMAEYTFGMMLQYEKRLKQLIQQERDENWQSSIVMGELHGKSMLILGTGAIGGEIARLAKAFGMTTLGINRSGQGVEHIDTLYKMEELLAVLPQADYIVSVLPSTKETRYILMEKHFQAMKSSTVFINIGRGDLVKESVLLQALEKQEITHAILDVFESEPLPRNHPYWNMENVTVTPHSSSQSDQYLPRCFVIFEKNLQEYVSNGKQYINVIDINRGY, encoded by the coding sequence ATGCTTATTGTTTCAACCATTACACCATCAGAAGAAATTCAACAGCATATTGAGCAAGCGTTTCTTAATGTAACATTCAAATATGAAGAGGTATGGAACGACAAAAGCTTGGCTGAAGCGGAAGTGCTGATTACATATGGAGAGGACTTAACCGATGAGCATATTGAAAAAGCAAAGAAGCTTAAATGGATTATGGTGATGAGCGCAGGTTTGGAGAAAATGCCTTTTAAGTCAATTGAAGAGCGTGGAATTCTTGTCACTAATGCTAGAGGCATTCATAAAATTCCTATGGCTGAGTATACATTTGGAATGATGCTGCAATATGAAAAAAGACTAAAACAATTAATTCAGCAAGAGCGTGATGAAAATTGGCAGAGCAGTATCGTAATGGGAGAATTACATGGTAAATCAATGCTTATTCTTGGTACAGGGGCGATTGGTGGAGAGATTGCTCGATTAGCTAAAGCATTTGGAATGACAACACTAGGTATTAATCGCAGTGGTCAGGGTGTTGAGCATATTGATACTCTTTATAAAATGGAAGAATTACTGGCTGTTTTACCTCAAGCTGATTACATCGTTTCAGTGTTACCGAGCACGAAAGAGACACGGTATATCTTAATGGAGAAACATTTTCAGGCAATGAAGAGCAGTACTGTGTTTATCAATATCGGTCGGGGGGATCTCGTTAAAGAATCCGTTTTACTTCAAGCGTTAGAGAAACAGGAAATTACACATGCTATTTTGGATGTGTTTGAATCTGAGCCGCTTCCACGGAATCATCCTTATTGGAATATGGAAAATGTTACAGTAACTCCCCATTCATCAAGTCAAAGTGATCAATATCTGCCGCGCTGTTTCGTGATATTCGAGAAAAATTTACAAGAGTATGTATCAAATGGTAAACAATATATCAATGTCATTGATATAAACAGAGGATATTAA
- the perR gene encoding peroxide-responsive transcriptional repressor PerR, whose amino-acid sequence MAVSEIQLKEALDSLKDTGVRITPQRHAILEYLINSMSHPTADDIYKALEGKFPNMSVATVYNNLRVFREVGLVKELTYGDSSARFDFVTTNHYHVICQSCGKIVDFDYPALDEVEHFAAQVTGFKVNEHRMEIYGQCPDCSKKEAH is encoded by the coding sequence ATGGCGGTGTCTGAAATTCAATTAAAAGAAGCTTTAGATTCCTTGAAAGATACCGGTGTTAGAATAACTCCTCAAAGACATGCGATACTGGAATATTTAATAAACTCCATGTCTCATCCAACAGCAGATGATATTTACAAAGCGTTGGAAGGGAAATTTCCGAACATGAGTGTAGCTACTGTTTATAACAATCTTAGAGTATTTCGCGAAGTTGGATTGGTGAAAGAACTAACCTATGGTGATTCTTCTGCAAGATTTGATTTTGTGACAACGAATCATTATCATGTTATTTGCCAAAGTTGCGGAAAGATTGTGGACTTTGATTATCCTGCATTGGATGAAGTTGAACATTTTGCTGCTCAGGTTACAGGATTTAAAGTGAATGAACACCGGATGGAAATTTACGGACAATGTCCAGATTGTTCGAAAAAAGAAGCACATTAA
- a CDS encoding YgzB family protein — protein sequence MAKYSSKINKIRTFALSLIFIGFLVMYLGIIFKSHPIVMTIFMLLGLLCIMASTGVYLWIGMLSTKTVQVLCPSCQKPTKILGRVDICMHCNEALTLDKSLEGKTFNKKYNQRQL from the coding sequence ATGGCTAAATATTCTAGTAAAATCAATAAAATCAGAACATTTGCATTAAGTTTGATTTTCATCGGTTTCCTTGTTATGTACCTCGGTATTATCTTCAAATCACATCCGATTGTGATGACAATCTTTATGCTTCTCGGTCTTTTATGCATTATGGCAAGTACAGGTGTTTATCTTTGGATTGGAATGTTATCTACTAAAACAGTCCAAGTTCTTTGTCCAAGCTGCCAGAAGCCTACTAAAATTTTAGGACGAGTGGACATATGTATGCACTGTAATGAAGCACTCACACTAGACAAAAGCTTGGAAGGCAAGACATTCAACAAAAAATATAATCAAAGGCAGCTATAA
- a CDS encoding nucleotidyltransferase-like protein: protein MEDILRPIYQERASLQSTLGILLIEKSEDASLITDTFDYILFVIVNEAEDSVFVKHYMYKEKKAALHVVQEEQLKKWLLLGTNRKVVNWIQEGKILFDRNEYLKQLKTEIREFPFYGRKLKKGLEFAKLIRRYTDGRALFENGHFLDAFNHIVHSLHHLARLEVIEQGFYPEATVWNQVKLIEPEIYKLYKELVSSEETLEKRLELLFLASEFLIHSRISIGSQHLFEIMETKEEPWTIAELMNHPELIHYTVDLSVLVEYLIEKHVIQSVKVETKGQGVFHRYYQT from the coding sequence ATGGAGGATATCCTTCGCCCTATTTATCAAGAACGTGCTAGTTTGCAATCCACTCTTGGAATTTTATTAATTGAAAAAAGTGAAGATGCTAGTTTGATTACAGATACATTTGATTACATCCTATTTGTAATTGTAAATGAAGCAGAAGATTCAGTATTTGTTAAACACTATATGTATAAAGAGAAAAAAGCTGCCCTGCACGTTGTTCAGGAAGAGCAATTAAAAAAGTGGCTTCTTTTAGGCACGAATCGAAAAGTTGTGAATTGGATTCAAGAAGGTAAGATATTGTTTGATCGTAATGAATACTTAAAACAACTTAAAACGGAAATTCGAGAGTTTCCTTTTTATGGTCGGAAATTAAAGAAAGGTTTGGAATTTGCGAAGTTAATCCGTCGCTATACAGATGGTAGAGCATTGTTTGAGAATGGGCATTTTCTAGACGCGTTTAATCATATTGTTCATTCCCTTCATCATTTAGCACGTTTAGAAGTCATTGAACAAGGATTTTATCCAGAAGCAACAGTATGGAATCAAGTAAAACTTATTGAACCAGAAATTTATAAATTGTATAAAGAATTAGTCAGCAGTGAAGAAACATTAGAAAAAAGATTAGAGCTTTTATTTTTAGCTAGTGAATTTTTAATTCATTCTCGAATAAGTATTGGTTCACAGCACTTGTTTGAAATCATGGAAACGAAAGAAGAGCCGTGGACGATTGCTGAACTAATGAATCATCCGGAGCTTATACACTATACAGTGGATTTAAGTGTGTTAGTTGAATACTTAATAGAAAAGCATGTTATACAATCCGTTAAAGTAGAAACAAAAGGGCAGGGAGTTTTTCATAGATATTATCAAACATAA